The DNA sequence ATATAATCCGACTCTTACTTACTTTGCTGAATAGGAATcggataaaatgaaaattttaaatactgtgccaattcaaaattatgatttgaacttttaaaaattgttaataaattataaaaaaaattaacaggaaaatatcaacagaattttaacggtagtcaatgattgatccTGTCAGGGACGGATCCAGAAATTCTATATAGGTGGGGcaaaaatctatataaatatattttaagaatttaagaagGGGCATATGAAAggatatttcaaaaaaaactataaattaatgataaaataccatataaattttttttttgaggtggggcatttgccccttgTGGTAAAACATTAGATCCGTCCCTGgatgctgtgttgatattgtgttgatactgtgttgacattaaaatattgaaattttatactgtgttgatattgtattgaaatagTGTTGAAGATGTGTTAaagagttttgagtttgtaccgtatataagtttgcattttatcactacctatatatatactccctccgttccacataattttggacactttgacccggcacgggttttaagaaatctaatggaaagtgagttgaaaaagttggtggaatgtggatcttacttttaaagtattaattttataataaaatgtgaataggaatgagttagtggaatatgaggtccattaccaaaaatggtaaaagtgaaatgagacaaattatatgggacggtccaaaatgaaatactcgatcaaattatgtgggacggaggaagtataagatagtgataaaatgcataaCTCTGTATATTGCACAAATTCCAAAGTATAATTTGGATCGATAGAAtatgtcaacagatgacatAATAACAGCAACACAAAATGTCATCATCATgttgatatttattattattattattattattattatattatatattgatattttctaacaaacataatttgaaatttataaaacatttatatgtttgcatttgattacgtGTCtatattataacaataaacgTTAAGCGGAATACCTTAAACAATTTGGAGCAttctaacaaaaatatttttctacaACATCGGATGTTTAAGCttgttgaattttaaatattactactactgactaattattactatttccATAATCAAAAGTATTACTTTGACCAAAAGTTAGACCGAATTGAAATCAAGGACTAGCTTGATCTATATAAATTTGGAGTTATTTATTAGAGCTTAAAATTAAGTTCATGAATATGTCCAAATTCATTTGCTTTATATATTGTGTGCCAAATTTAATGAAGTCTCTAGTACTACCTGAGAGTTGATTGGATTTGGAAGCCTTCGAACTTACCAATTGTTGTTGAAAATGTCATACCCTTTCTTTCTATCAGTAACTATCATATTATCTAGACTatcttctctcttttattgtttttgaaAAAGACAAATAATGAAGGGACATTTGACCTTAGTGCATGTTTTGCATTCTTCTTCAttggtgttttttttctttttaatttgttttggtcggtgcatatataatttttttagtttttggcAACTAAAGGAGTGTTTTGGATATATAATGAGGTTGAGCCTCGTTAATATCGTTtgtggtaaaaaaaatacaaatatccCAATGgaaaacacaaattttcaaaacactaTATTAAAAGCCCAAATAgattataatactatattccAAGCCCAGCCCATAAGggcaaatcaagaaaataccACACGAGACAGGGCTAAAAtaggaagaaaataattatagttagcGGGAAGGAGAGCCGTTGGTCTCCAAAACACCCAAAAATGGCGCCAAAATTGGCAGCCCCCAAATATTGCAGGAAATTTCCCCATTCACACCATATAATTACATTTCTTTGAACCCTCTCTCTTGAAATCACAAACACTCTCTTCTCAATTCAAAAACTTATCCCCCTTTTCTCAAACACAAATCCAACTAAGAAATGGGATTCTCAAAGAAGCATCAAATCCAAATGGACAAAGATTCAGAGCCCAAGAAATGGGTGATAGCCGGAGTCGCAATCAGGGCTCCGTTAAAGCCCATTTCCACAAAGCCCTGCGCTGAAGACCAAGGCGGCGGGGGCGCCACCACCCCGACGGCGCGCGAGTCGAGGATACCGGAGAAGCTGCCCTgcccgccgccgccgaggAAGCGCCGCCCCGCCTCCACGTGTCACTTCAACGGAGGGAGAGAGTTCTTCAATCCACCCGACCTTGAATCCATATTCATGTGCCACGCTGGCAGAGccaagtaattaattaattaaattatgttttatgtttttttttataattttcttggACTTTCAGTTTGTACTAGTTTCTTAGCAGGTTAGGAGATTTCAGAAGTTAGTAGTTTGGTtaagtagttttttttttatatagtaataatgTTATGTACAAATGAAATGTACAATATTTTTGGGCATGAATCTTTTTACTCTTgaaagaataatttattaaaaaaaattgtttggtttaattaattagaggTACGTACTATAAGTTTCGCAGCATTTGTAAATGGTGTGAAGTATAGTAGATTAGTATTATTGTTTCATGCATTACTCTAATCTAGTGTGATTTCAATGGATGTTTAGAGTTGatttcatttcttgttttAATACATCAATTCAGTTCGCACAACAATCTACCGCAGTTGAAATAGTCTCGTTGATAAGAATGACTTAATGTATTAGGGTGATATATTGTGagaaaaattactaaaataggaaaattgCTCCCTCCATCCTAATCTATTTAAgacatattttttatcatgagatttaaaaaattattctttctGTCCTGCGTTAGGAGTTCTATTTGGTtatgacatgagttttaaaaaatataaaaaaaagtgggttgaataagttagtggaataatgGTCCAAGTTATATGTATTGGTTTCAATGACGGACCCAGAAAATATAGATCGTGGGGTCggatacaaaaataatatttataatatttaaataatatttatctaatttttatttaattttattaatattatacaaTTTCTAACAACagattgaaaattataaattaaatatattaataaatactaaataaaaacCAAATCACTGAAGTGTTTAAgttaacaattttttcatatattcattacttattgatataaaaatcaaaagaaaaaaccaCTTTTCCATCTTTTCGGATAATTATGGGAAGCAAAAAACCAGACAtaaaaattgtactactaaaatataaaacaataatataaaaagcTACTAGGTTTAACACTACGCTAAACAGTTCCGCCGCTTCTTCTAAAAAATTTCTTGTACAACGTGTTCTCAAAAACCTTCCTCTTCACTTCAGATTCAAGATTCAAGCTATCTTTCTCCTAATTCCTTCtaatttcttatcttattccatttttattttatcaattggtgatatctatttctctcttcctTCTTAAATCTCTAATTTTGTGGGGTCGGATGAGGAGTTGCAGTGGCTTGGGTGGCCAATCGCAGAGGTTTCCGGTAGTACTCATGGTCGgtggtggggtcggccgatcCCATCCGACCCCACCTAGGTCCGTCGTtgattggttttataataaaatgtgagttgaataagttggtggaacgTGAACCACTTACCACTCACTGTACAAGTGAATTATAACTCTTAATTGTGGGATgaaccaaaatgacaaaataaaacttaggaatgagagaataatatttaaaggtttaagtattgaaaaaagtagtaatagaaggaaaaatgagagaaaaataacagagaatacaaaaatgaaaatattgcaAAAGGAAAATGGTGCAATGACTTTAGgacaaattaattagattttaaatAAGGTACGTATAAAACCTTCCTACCCCTCAGTTTTCATGGATATCCCAAACACAGCACGTGTGGCTGCCTGTGTGTAAGAATGCAAACAAAAGGATAACTCAATAAGAGGAGGACCCCAATAAAAAGTTTTTACAAATTTAGTGACTTTGAAAGTAGCGTGAAATTTTAAACGGAGCCGtccgaaaaaaaaattaaatttagctCTATTTTTAA is a window from the Salvia hispanica cultivar TCC Black 2014 chromosome 1, UniMelb_Shisp_WGS_1.0, whole genome shotgun sequence genome containing:
- the LOC125202608 gene encoding cyclin-dependent protein kinase inhibitor SMR6-like; this translates as MGFSKKHQIQMDKDSEPKKWVIAGVAIRAPLKPISTKPCAEDQGGGGATTPTARESRIPEKLPCPPPPRKRRPASTCHFNGGREFFNPPDLESIFMCHAGRAK